One Methanoculleus sp. 7T genomic window carries:
- a CDS encoding CBS domain-containing protein, which yields MKTASDLMVDIPTLRYDEYVTRARSVLRDDVFRELYVVDERNRLMGYLDISDVLRVVDTKSNVTIKGFVKEAARVAPETPLTEVARAIMKVYTNSAAVVDEDGMLRGGVLFSELFPVLISRHAIPGRVEDAMSREPVTCSPEDPVYRIYSLIVSSGFIAFPVVQKKEVIGIISRRDLLRAGNVRISVKNQADTTVDRVMTTPVISVTPDDPAATAAKLMVDHDVSILPVIDERKRLVGIIDRHDVLSCLVS from the coding sequence ATGAAAACGGCATCAGACCTGATGGTGGATATTCCCACCCTGCGGTACGACGAGTATGTCACTCGGGCACGAAGCGTTCTCAGAGACGATGTCTTCCGCGAACTCTACGTCGTGGACGAGAGAAACCGCCTGATGGGTTATCTTGATATATCCGACGTCCTGCGGGTGGTGGACACCAAGTCGAACGTCACCATAAAGGGTTTCGTCAAGGAAGCCGCCCGAGTCGCCCCGGAAACGCCCCTCACCGAGGTCGCCCGCGCCATCATGAAAGTCTATACCAATAGCGCTGCAGTCGTCGATGAAGACGGTATGCTCCGGGGAGGAGTGCTCTTCTCCGAACTCTTCCCGGTCCTGATCTCCCGCCACGCCATCCCCGGCAGGGTCGAGGACGCCATGTCGCGGGAGCCCGTCACTTGCTCGCCGGAGGACCCCGTATACCGCATCTATAGCCTGATTGTTTCCAGCGGTTTTATCGCGTTCCCGGTGGTTCAGAAGAAAGAGGTCATCGGCATCATCTCCCGCCGGGACCTCCTGCGTGCCGGAAACGTCCGTATATCTGTGAAGAATCAAGCCGACACCACCGTAGACCGAGTGATGACGACACCCGTCATCAGCGTGACGCCCGACGACCCGGCAGCAACGGCGGCAAAACTGATGGTCGACCACGACGTCAGCATCCTCCCGGTCATCGACGAGAGGAAGAGGCTTGTCGGCATCATCGACCGTCACGACGTCTTAAGCTGCCTTGTCTCATGA
- a CDS encoding CBS domain-containing protein, translated as MMNNSDTIHFETRVPVREVMRSHPTTIDVGETVARAAQAMCRDEVGSCIVLQNNLPTGIVTEEDINCKVVAKDFKPSSVHVSEIMSTPLITIGADRLVGDAAAMMVKHRVRRLPVVEAQRVIGIVTVRDILTVAAEVNELLADLIEINREEEYAMGVCDRCGNISDDLSRVDNLMLCPVCREEEQLL; from the coding sequence ATGATGAATAATAGCGATACCATCCACTTCGAGACACGCGTTCCAGTCAGGGAGGTCATGCGGAGCCATCCAACGACCATCGATGTGGGGGAAACAGTCGCCCGAGCGGCGCAGGCGATGTGCCGCGATGAGGTCGGCAGCTGTATCGTACTGCAAAATAACCTGCCCACCGGGATCGTCACGGAGGAGGATATTAACTGTAAGGTCGTGGCAAAAGACTTTAAACCGAGCAGCGTTCATGTCAGCGAGATCATGAGCACCCCCTTGATCACGATCGGTGCCGACAGACTGGTCGGCGATGCGGCGGCGATGATGGTGAAGCATCGGGTCCGCAGGCTGCCGGTCGTTGAGGCTCAACGGGTCATCGGGATCGTGACGGTCAGGGATATCCTCACCGTTGCGGCCGAAGTGAATGAACTGCTGGCGGATCTCATCGAGATCAACCGCGAGGAGGAGTACGCGATGGGCGTCTGCGACCGATGCGGGAACATCTCCGACGACCTCTCGCGGGTCGACAACCTTATGCTCTGCCCCGTCTGTCGGGAAGAGGAGCAGTTGCTATGA
- a CDS encoding Era-like GTP-binding protein — MTFLVRTKQKISLFLKTLFKKRTCRIGIYGPPNAGKTTLANRIVRDWTGDAVGPVSEVPHETRRVRRKEDITITGQNGHSITFDIVDTPGVTTKIDYNEFIEYGFEKDEAVKRAREATEGVAEAMHWLREDIDGVIYMLDSTLDPFQQVNIMMVGIIESRNLPVLIVANKNDLPDASPARIKSAFPQHPVVAISGLEGNNVDELYEKMTSYFG, encoded by the coding sequence ATGACGTTCTTAGTTCGTACAAAACAGAAGATCTCACTGTTCCTCAAAACGCTTTTCAAGAAGCGGACCTGCCGGATCGGGATCTACGGACCGCCCAATGCAGGCAAGACGACGCTTGCAAACAGGATTGTGCGGGATTGGACAGGTGATGCGGTCGGGCCGGTCAGTGAGGTGCCTCACGAGACACGCCGCGTTCGCCGCAAGGAGGATATAACCATCACGGGCCAGAACGGTCACTCGATCACCTTTGATATCGTCGATACGCCGGGTGTGACGACCAAGATCGACTACAACGAGTTCATCGAATACGGTTTTGAGAAGGATGAGGCGGTCAAGCGGGCGCGGGAGGCGACCGAGGGTGTGGCCGAGGCGATGCACTGGCTCCGCGAGGATATCGACGGCGTCATTTACATGCTCGATTCCACGCTGGATCCGTTCCAGCAGGTGAACATCATGATGGTGGGGATCATCGAGAGCAGGAACCTCCCGGTCCTGATCGTCGCAAACAAGAACGATCTCCCCGACGCTTCCCCGGCGCGGATCAAGAGTGCGTTTCCCCAGCACCCGGTGGTCGCCATATCGGGTCTGGAAGGGAACAACGTAGATGAGTTGTATGAGAAGATGACGTCCTATTTCGGGTGA
- a CDS encoding DUF2073 domain-containing protein, which translates to MIQGVQIDLISAERLDRLTAMEKIRLILDDVMEGNIVVLEKGLAPDEQSKLIEITMREITPDGFSGIEMETYPIRDAPEGFLARLLGGKRSESRLTVIGPANQLKTIKKEKDLISAWVSSSR; encoded by the coding sequence ATGATACAGGGTGTACAGATAGACCTTATTTCGGCAGAGCGCCTCGACCGGCTCACTGCGATGGAGAAGATCCGTCTCATCCTCGATGATGTTATGGAAGGGAACATCGTCGTTCTGGAGAAGGGTCTCGCGCCGGATGAGCAGAGCAAACTCATCGAGATTACGATGCGGGAGATCACGCCCGACGGGTTCTCGGGCATCGAGATGGAGACCTATCCCATCAGGGATGCCCCGGAAGGTTTTCTGGCGCGGCTTCTCGGCGGGAAGCGCTCCGAGAGCCGGCTGACGGTGATCGGGCCGGCGAACCAGCTCAAGACCATCAAGAAAGAGAAGGACCTCATCAGTGCGTGGGTCTCTTCTTCACGGTGA
- a CDS encoding Zn-ribbon domain-containing protein, which produces MPHKCTQCGREFEDGSTKILKGCPSCGGKKFLYIREAERHDDVLKEKTIEDIVRDTGEDVLEVREGQRRDEVEVFERIESIRILGPGSYELNIEKLARSDEVVVGLEKEGKYMVDILSMAKKKE; this is translated from the coding sequence ATGCCTCACAAGTGTACGCAATGCGGCAGGGAGTTCGAAGACGGTTCGACGAAGATACTGAAAGGGTGCCCGAGTTGCGGCGGGAAGAAGTTTCTCTACATCCGTGAGGCCGAGCGGCACGACGACGTGCTGAAGGAAAAGACTATCGAGGATATTGTCCGGGATACCGGAGAGGACGTGCTTGAGGTCCGCGAGGGCCAGCGGAGGGACGAGGTCGAGGTCTTCGAGCGGATCGAGAGTATCCGTATCCTCGGTCCCGGTTCGTACGAACTGAATATCGAGAAATTGGCCCGGTCCGACGAGGTCGTCGTCGGACTGGAGAAGGAGGGGAAGTACATGGTGGATATCCTCTCGATGGCCAAGAAGAAAGAGTGA
- a CDS encoding KamA family radical SAM protein produces the protein MNPTYVSSLDKVAGIGEEERARLARVADVFAFRSNDYYLSLIDWEDTKDPIRRLIVPTPEELEPWGRLDPSSEHLYTRAPGLQHKYRETALLLVSDLCGGLCRYCFRKRLFIEDAREVNRDVSEGLAYIRDHPEITNVLLTGGDPLVLDTGRLRDIIARLREIEHVRIIRIGTKMPAYDPYRIINDPALLDMIREYSLGEKSIYIMAQFSHPRELTDVACRGVALLQDAGAVVMNQTPLIRGINDDPAVLSRLLGRLSFIGVNPYYVFQCRPTTGNRPFAVPVEESYRIFEQARATCSGLSKQARFVMSHATGKIEVVGKTDGFTFFKYNQAADPADIGRFMVYKSNPEAYWFDDYTELVDEGRIWESDRFDGDSADAGIAECGTDVEADGSPGIL, from the coding sequence ATGAATCCAACATATGTATCATCACTCGATAAGGTCGCCGGGATTGGCGAGGAGGAGCGTGCTCGCCTCGCGCGGGTGGCGGATGTCTTTGCGTTCCGCTCGAACGACTACTATCTCTCTCTGATCGACTGGGAGGATACAAAGGATCCTATCCGGCGGCTGATTGTACCGACTCCGGAAGAACTTGAGCCTTGGGGGCGCCTCGACCCGTCGTCGGAGCACCTCTACACCCGGGCGCCGGGGCTGCAGCATAAATACCGGGAGACCGCCCTCCTGCTGGTGAGCGACCTCTGCGGCGGCCTCTGCCGCTACTGTTTCCGCAAGCGCCTCTTCATCGAGGATGCGCGTGAGGTGAATAGGGATGTCTCGGAGGGGCTTGCCTATATCAGGGACCATCCGGAGATCACGAACGTCCTGCTCACCGGGGGCGATCCCTTGGTCCTCGATACCGGCCGCCTGCGGGATATCATCGCTCGGCTCCGGGAGATCGAGCATGTCCGGATCATCAGGATAGGGACGAAGATGCCAGCGTACGATCCCTACCGGATCATCAACGATCCGGCTCTGCTGGATATGATCCGGGAGTATAGCCTGGGCGAGAAGAGTATCTACATCATGGCCCAGTTCAGCCATCCCCGGGAACTGACCGACGTTGCGTGCAGGGGGGTGGCGCTCCTGCAGGATGCCGGGGCGGTCGTCATGAACCAGACGCCCCTGATCCGCGGGATTAACGACGACCCGGCGGTGCTGTCGAGGCTTCTTGGGCGGCTCTCGTTCATCGGGGTCAACCCCTATTATGTCTTCCAGTGCCGGCCCACGACCGGCAATCGGCCGTTTGCGGTGCCGGTGGAGGAGTCGTACCGGATATTCGAACAGGCACGGGCGACCTGCTCGGGGCTATCCAAGCAGGCAAGGTTTGTCATGTCCCATGCTACCGGCAAGATCGAGGTGGTGGGGAAGACTGATGGATTCACCTTCTTCAAGTACAACCAGGCGGCGGACCCGGCGGATATCGGGCGGTTCATGGTCTATAAGAGCAACCCGGAGGCCTACTGGTTCGATGACTACACGGAACTGGTGGATGAGGGGAGGATCTGGGAGAGCGACCGGTTCGATGGCGACAGTGCGGATGCCGGCATTGCGGAGTGCGGGACGGACGTCGAGGCCGATGGGAGCCCGGGCATACTGTAG
- a CDS encoding PKD domain-containing protein encodes MPNDTAASDLIAVLILIAVFVTAAAIVGVVLLSHPPGDRPPAMLAHNETEGETLYIYHDGGDPLERGRFAILIDGADRTADFALIDASGNPSTDWTSWKTGQALALGNDVPENPHIRIVAEGIGRTGGGWLLHDFGNGTTAVAPTVTATTVPTTEPTTEPTQVPLVADFTADPASGSAPLAVAFTDTSAGGPTSWRWGFGDGGTSTEENPIHTYAAEGTYTVKLTVENALGSDTVKKTGYITVTEEHVSRLEVNSVSWYLEVPVTAAINCTGDLGIELKETPFVLSRTDVNDSGFNVTLTAPAEVTLLEIDGWKIITLDFKVWRVGDTWYRNRTAGVSVPDAESRTATAYYAIL; translated from the coding sequence ATGCCCAACGACACCGCCGCCTCCGACCTCATCGCCGTCCTGATCCTCATCGCGGTCTTCGTGACGGCGGCGGCCATCGTCGGGGTCGTCCTCCTCTCCCACCCGCCGGGGGACCGGCCTCCGGCGATGCTCGCCCACAATGAGACCGAGGGCGAAACCCTCTACATCTACCACGACGGCGGCGACCCCCTCGAACGGGGGCGCTTTGCGATCCTCATCGACGGCGCCGACCGGACGGCCGACTTCGCCCTCATCGACGCTTCCGGCAACCCGTCCACAGATTGGACGTCGTGGAAGACCGGGCAGGCCCTCGCCCTCGGCAATGATGTGCCCGAAAACCCCCACATCAGGATCGTCGCCGAGGGCATCGGCCGCACCGGCGGCGGTTGGCTCCTCCACGACTTCGGGAACGGCACGACGGCGGTCGCGCCGACGGTAACGGCGACGACGGTGCCGACGACGGAACCCACAACAGAACCGACCCAAGTGCCCCTTGTTGCGGACTTCACCGCCGACCCCGCGTCCGGCTCCGCCCCGCTCGCCGTCGCGTTCACCGACACCTCCGCGGGAGGGCCGACCTCGTGGCGCTGGGGCTTCGGCGACGGCGGCACGTCGACCGAAGAAAACCCGATCCACACGTATGCGGCAGAAGGGACCTATACCGTCAAGCTGACGGTCGAAAACGCCCTCGGCAGCGACACGGTGAAGAAGACGGGATATATCACGGTGACGGAGGAACACGTCTCCCGGCTGGAGGTGAACTCAGTCAGTTGGTATCTTGAGGTACCGGTAACCGCCGCTATCAACTGCACAGGGGACCTTGGTATAGAATTAAAAGAGACACCATTCGTGCTCAGCAGGACCGACGTGAACGACTCAGGCTTCAACGTTACGCTGACCGCGCCCGCGGAAGTCACGCTGCTTGAGATTGACGGCTGGAAGATCATCACCCTAGACTTTAAAGTGTGGCGAGTCGGCGATACATGGTATCGGAACCGGACTGCCGGAGTCTCAGTCCCCGACGCCGAAAGCAGGACCGCCACAGCGTACTATGCGATCCTGTAG
- a CDS encoding type IV pilin: MARCPGEEGVSEIIGVMLLVGVTVLAVAVVAAVLLSGPHPDEIPRATIVAGNESGRLALVHEGGDPLGAGEYRVYIDAGSGLADATDAFSKPAGGVWSIGGTLVYNGAGTPERVVVTAVSGGGETILAEPDFRGGAAGFSPDPAEPGVIDIPAPTPERIVISPGIGDNIEIGNTGNEKDFDFAAKIERDDIVRVDLIVYNYDELRNTPDQKITSVHAYEMTKNTVLDYYYNRTLQITGAIGKANDQLSITIIAYNTTGVTASQTVLSTLQG, translated from the coding sequence ATGGCACGATGCCCCGGTGAAGAAGGCGTCTCCGAGATTATCGGGGTCATGCTCCTGGTCGGCGTCACCGTCCTCGCCGTGGCGGTCGTGGCGGCGGTCCTCCTCTCCGGCCCCCATCCTGACGAGATCCCCCGTGCAACCATCGTCGCGGGAAACGAGAGCGGCCGCCTCGCCCTCGTCCACGAGGGGGGCGACCCCCTCGGAGCAGGGGAGTATCGGGTCTACATCGATGCCGGGAGCGGGCTTGCGGATGCGACCGATGCTTTCAGCAAACCTGCAGGCGGTGTCTGGTCGATCGGGGGAACACTCGTCTATAACGGCGCAGGGACGCCGGAGAGAGTGGTCGTGACCGCAGTCTCGGGAGGCGGCGAGACGATCCTTGCCGAACCGGACTTCAGGGGCGGGGCGGCGGGGTTCTCGCCCGACCCGGCGGAGCCGGGGGTGATAGATATACCGGCCCCGACACCTGAAAGAATCGTTATATCGCCGGGTATAGGGGACAACATCGAAATAGGCAACACGGGAAACGAGAAGGACTTTGACTTTGCCGCAAAGATCGAGAGAGATGATATTGTCCGTGTCGACTTGATCGTCTACAACTACGACGAACTCAGAAATACCCCGGATCAAAAGATAACGAGTGTTCATGCATACGAAATGACAAAAAACACAGTATTGGACTATTACTATAATAGAACGCTCCAGATCACCGGAGCCATTGGGAAAGCAAACGACCAGCTCTCCATAACGATAATAGCCTATAACACGACGGGCGTTACCGCAAGTCAGACGGTTCTCTCAACACTCCAAGGATAG
- a CDS encoding DUF7289 family protein has protein sequence MPPLARDDGLSEVVGFVLLLGVIVLALSLYQIYGVPAAGRENEIRHMDAVKDRFVDYKIALDSLWVNERNGVLLSTAFDLGTGAAATGGGTFALPILTPAGSGGTVAVEGGGTVLTIEAGDQRAAIPLGSLTYTSSNRYWVDQTWTYQMGAVFLSQEGGATVRVGPSIAAAKTKDDNITLSVAPISLNGSASIAGSGPVRVETRMRWSDPSPLDGAYGRVNLTITADDPTTARAWERGFGEVRQRAMDEGVDSSLVSTERSGNTVEFSLRPPEGKKIILTVHPANYTVTIRNAASLVE, from the coding sequence ATGCCGCCTCTTGCGCGTGATGACGGCCTATCGGAGGTCGTCGGTTTTGTCCTGCTTCTCGGCGTGATCGTTCTCGCACTCTCGTTGTACCAGATCTATGGGGTCCCGGCGGCGGGAAGGGAGAACGAGATCCGGCATATGGATGCGGTGAAGGACCGGTTCGTGGACTATAAGATCGCGCTCGACTCCCTCTGGGTGAATGAACGGAACGGAGTGCTCCTCTCGACGGCCTTCGACCTCGGGACAGGCGCGGCGGCGACGGGAGGCGGAACCTTCGCACTCCCCATCCTCACTCCTGCGGGGTCGGGAGGCACCGTAGCGGTAGAGGGCGGCGGGACCGTCCTGACGATTGAAGCGGGGGATCAACGGGCGGCCATCCCTCTCGGCAGCCTCACCTACACCTCCTCGAACCGCTACTGGGTGGACCAGACCTGGACCTACCAGATGGGCGCGGTCTTCCTCTCGCAGGAGGGGGGGGCGACGGTGCGGGTCGGGCCTTCGATTGCGGCGGCGAAGACGAAGGATGACAATATTACCCTCTCCGTCGCCCCGATCAGCCTCAACGGCTCGGCCAGCATTGCGGGGTCGGGACCGGTCCGGGTCGAGACTAGGATGCGCTGGAGCGATCCGTCTCCCCTCGACGGGGCCTACGGCCGGGTAAACCTGACGATCACGGCCGACGACCCGACGACGGCGAGGGCTTGGGAGAGGGGCTTTGGAGAGGTGCGGCAGAGGGCGATGGACGAGGGTGTCGATTCTTCGCTGGTGTCGACCGAACGGAGCGGGAATACAGTCGAGTTTAGTCTTCGGCCGCCGGAAGGCAAGAAGATAATTCTCACCGTGCACCCGGCGAACTACACGGTGACGATCCGCAACGCGGCGTCCTTGGTGGAGTGA
- a CDS encoding radical SAM protein, with translation MTRESGVTPGEPFLSPGCILCHQGAKMVLFVTGRCHRACWYCPLSRERKGRDVVFANDRLVESPSDIIEEAESMSALGTGVTGGEPLLVLDRVAEYCTLLKEHFGPDHQIHLYTALAPNEAMLRRLQGLVDEIRLHPPHESWPRILETDYARSAVIARRMGFTIGIEVPALPGLDDLAAALPLLDFLNINELEWGETCAAAMRERGLEPEDGLHNAVLGARKWAENLCADPKVHFCSSVFKDSVQLRERLKRIAANTSRPFEEVTDDGTVVYGVLEPAGAADEFLESLDEDDYAVCEGRVEMAWWMLAEHAAGLPGKKYVVERYPNGGMVVEVTPLDAALQD, from the coding sequence ATGACACGGGAGTCGGGAGTAACCCCCGGGGAACCGTTCCTGAGCCCGGGATGTATCCTCTGCCACCAGGGAGCAAAGATGGTCCTCTTCGTGACCGGACGGTGTCACCGCGCCTGCTGGTACTGCCCGCTCTCGCGCGAGCGCAAGGGTCGGGACGTGGTGTTTGCAAACGATCGATTGGTCGAATCGCCGTCTGATATCATCGAGGAGGCGGAGAGCATGAGCGCTCTCGGCACCGGGGTCACCGGCGGCGAACCGCTGCTCGTGCTCGACCGGGTGGCGGAGTACTGCACCCTCCTCAAGGAGCACTTCGGCCCGGACCACCAGATCCACCTCTATACCGCCCTCGCGCCGAACGAGGCCATGCTTCGGCGCCTGCAGGGGCTGGTCGACGAGATCCGGCTGCACCCGCCCCACGAGTCCTGGCCCCGCATCCTCGAGACCGACTACGCCCGCTCCGCCGTCATCGCCCGCCGGATGGGGTTTACGATCGGCATCGAGGTCCCGGCGCTCCCGGGACTCGACGACCTTGCCGCCGCGTTGCCGCTCCTCGACTTCTTGAACATCAACGAACTGGAGTGGGGGGAGACCTGCGCCGCCGCCATGCGCGAACGCGGACTCGAACCCGAGGACGGGCTGCATAACGCTGTGTTGGGCGCCCGCAAGTGGGCGGAGAACCTCTGTGCCGACCCGAAGGTGCACTTCTGTTCGTCGGTCTTCAAGGACTCGGTCCAACTGCGGGAACGGTTAAAGCGGATCGCTGCCAATACCTCCCGTCCGTTTGAAGAGGTGACGGATGACGGGACGGTTGTATACGGCGTGCTCGAACCGGCAGGCGCTGCCGATGAGTTCCTGGAGAGCCTCGATGAGGATGACTACGCGGTCTGCGAAGGAAGGGTCGAGATGGCGTGGTGGATGCTTGCCGAGCACGCCGCCGGGCTGCCCGGCAAGAAGTACGTCGTCGAGCGCTACCCGAACGGAGGGATGGTCGTGGAGGTGACGCCGCTCGATGCTGCGCTCCAAGATTGA
- the uppS gene encoding polyprenyl diphosphate synthase: MLRSKIEPLYERYLRWQVKHIPRHVAVIQDGNRRFARDQGLDTAVGHRLGADTTEQVLDWACELGVRHITLYTFSTENFRRDRSELKSLFALFREKFTAILTDERVHRNHIRVQMIGDRSLLPDDLLATIDAAEKATLHYTDYYINIALAYGGRNEIVHAARSILDEVKRGVIDPLAISTTTVETHLNRGAPIPPVDLIIRTGNDCRTSNFLPWLANGHESAVYFCAPYWPAFRKIDLLRAMRVYDQRMRLKERTHLYS; the protein is encoded by the coding sequence ATGCTGCGCTCCAAGATTGAGCCTCTCTACGAACGCTACCTGCGGTGGCAGGTGAAGCACATCCCCCGTCACGTCGCGGTGATCCAAGACGGGAACCGCCGGTTTGCTCGGGACCAAGGACTCGATACGGCGGTCGGGCACCGGCTCGGTGCGGATACCACGGAGCAGGTCCTCGACTGGGCATGCGAACTCGGCGTCCGGCACATCACGCTTTACACCTTCTCCACCGAGAATTTCCGGAGAGACAGGAGTGAGTTGAAGTCGCTCTTTGCGCTCTTTCGGGAGAAATTTACTGCGATCCTGACCGACGAGCGGGTGCATAGGAACCATATTCGGGTGCAGATGATCGGAGACCGGTCCCTTCTTCCCGACGACCTCCTTGCGACCATCGACGCCGCGGAGAAGGCGACGCTGCACTATACCGATTACTACATCAATATCGCGCTTGCCTACGGGGGACGGAACGAGATTGTGCATGCCGCCCGGTCGATACTGGACGAAGTGAAGCGGGGCGTCATCGACCCGCTCGCCATCAGCACCACGACCGTCGAGACCCACCTCAACCGGGGGGCGCCCATACCCCCCGTCGACCTGATCATCCGCACCGGCAACGATTGTCGGACGTCGAACTTCCTCCCCTGGCTCGCAAACGGCCATGAGTCCGCGGTCTATTTCTGCGCCCCATACTGGCCGGCGTTCCGAAAGATCGATCTCCTGCGGGCGATGCGGGTCTACGACCAACGTATGCGCCTCAAAGAGCGTACGCACCTGTATTCCTGA
- a CDS encoding undecaprenyl diphosphate synthase family protein, translating into MIYRLYERILQRDLHTLPKHICFMITEQDMLDAPGNLYLAAEWCRDLGIGDVMFHISTADPARLERCLPLIRTIASIARLTLHYRDLKEVSGEGMDVTVAIGKSGREEIANCVRRMAEDGVDPASVDEDLLDSYLTFKYEPDLVIKTGGDHLTDFLIWQSVYSELFFLDVNWALLRKVDFLRALRDFQSRARRFGK; encoded by the coding sequence GTGATTTACCGGCTTTACGAGAGGATCCTCCAGCGGGACCTCCACACCCTCCCAAAACACATCTGCTTTATGATCACCGAGCAGGATATGCTCGACGCCCCGGGCAACCTCTACCTCGCCGCAGAGTGGTGCCGCGACCTCGGGATCGGGGACGTCATGTTCCATATCAGCACCGCCGATCCGGCCAGGCTGGAACGGTGCCTTCCGCTGATCCGCACAATCGCCTCGATCGCCCGCCTGACCCTGCATTACCGGGACCTAAAAGAGGTCAGCGGGGAAGGGATGGACGTGACGGTGGCGATCGGGAAGAGCGGGCGGGAAGAGATCGCCAACTGCGTGCGGAGGATGGCCGAAGACGGGGTTGACCCGGCATCGGTCGACGAAGACCTGCTGGATTCCTACCTCACCTTCAAATACGAACCCGACCTCGTCATCAAGACCGGCGGCGACCACCTGACCGACTTCCTCATCTGGCAGTCGGTCTACTCCGAACTCTTCTTCCTCGACGTGAACTGGGCCCTGCTCCGGAAAGTGGACTTCCTCCGGGCGCTCCGGGACTTTCAGTCGCGTGCGCGAAGATTTGGTAAGTGA